In the Chlamydiota bacterium genome, ATTGTGAGTTTGCTTGCTTTTTTTAATTCCTCACAGGAAGGGGAAGACTGGATTACCCTCATGACGGGATCGGGGGTTCACTTAGAATGGTTGATGGGAGAGGGGGAAATGCTATGAGTCGTTTAAAGGCGATGGGTGGAATTCTGATTATTTTTATCATAGGGGTTTTGGTTGGAGGAGTCGGTATTCATTGTCTTGAAAAGAGAATTTTAACGCAAGCTTTTGAAGGATCTGGAAAACTCTCAACTTTTTTAGTGAATCGGATTTCTCGGAGGCTTGATCTTGATTCTATTCAGAAAGATAAACTAGCTATGATCGTTCAGAATTCACGAGAAAAATTAAAAATCATTCGTGTTGAAACCATGCCGCGTATTCAGGCTATTTTTCACGATGCAGAACAGGAAATTTTAAAATTATTAACTCTAGACCAGCAGAAAAAATTTGAAAAGTTAATTCAAAAACGAAAGACTTTTATCGACCGAATGATGGTTAAATAAGCCCCCTCTCATAAAATGAAATTTTTTATTCATTTTATGGAAAAAGGGTATAATCGGGGCTTAGAGGGAGGGCCTATGATGGGAGAAATGGTGAAGGGGGTACTAACAGAAGTAAAACGAATTGCCGTCATCGATGATACCCCAGATACAGTTAAGCTTGTAAGCGAAGTTCTTGCAGTAGAAGGTGTTGAGGTTCTAAAGGCCTATAATGGTGTTGTTGGACTTGAGATGATTTTACAGTCAAAACCTGATCTTGTGTTATTAGATGTGGTTCTTCCAGGATTAGGTGGTTATGAAATATGCCGCAAGGTTAAGTCAAATCCACTCCTTTGGTCTATTCCCATTATCTTTTTAACCTCAAAAGATGAATTAAAAGAGAAGGTTGAAGGTCTTTATAGTGGAGTGGATGACTACATCACAAAACCTTTTGAGATGGAAGAACTCCTGGCACGCATCCGCATGATTTTTTCTCGAAGTGCGAGATATCTTGACGCAAACCCGCTCACAAAATTACCAGGCAATTGCATGGTTCAAAGAAAAATTTCGGAGGTTCTGGATCAAAAACAATCCTTTGCTGTTTGTTATTTAGACATCAATCACTTTAAATCTTTTAATGATCAATATGGTTTTTTGAGAGGGGATAAACTCATTTTAGCCCTGGCCCATCTTTTAGTAGAAACCGTTCAAGGTTATGGATCATCTATGGATTTTGTGGGGCATATTGGAGGTGATGATTTTATTGTTGTAACAACTGTGAAAGTAGCCGACTCTTTGTGCGATAAAATGATTCAGGGGTTCGATCGCATTATTCCTTCTTTTTATGATTCTGAAGATCGTGATCGAGGAGTCATTTTGCTTGCGAATCGCGAGGGTATCCTTCAAGAATTTCCTCTGGCAACCCTTTCCATTGCAGTGGTTACGAATGAGAATAATCAAATTTCCCATGCTGCGCAGATTTCAGCGATTGCTGCCGATCTTAAGTCCTACGCAAAAAAATTCCAACGCAGTTGCTATGTGAAGGATCGTCGTCTCAAGCAACCGATTTAAATCGCACGACCCTCTTTTATTCTTCTATTCTCATTAAATTTTTTCATCAGCCCATGAATTTCTTGAATGTTATAAGGCTTATTTACAAATTCTTTTGCCCCAAGTTTAAGCGTTTGAGAATAAATACCCCAGTCTCCAAAGGCTGTGATGGGGATAAGTTCTGTATTCGGAGAATGTTTTTTGGTGTACTGAATAATTTGAATTCCATCCACTTCAGGCATGCTAATATCCGTAAAGATAATGTCATACGGATTGATTTCTATTAAATGAAGAGCCTCCCTCGCCTTTGTGCAGATGGTAATATCTCGATCGTCAGCCTCTAAAATGCTGTGAAGAATCTCAGCTTGGTCGTGATCATCATCCACCACAAGGATTTTAGTAGCCATAATTCCTCCTTTACCTCTCATTCATTCTAACATGTTTTGGAGGGGGTGTTTCTATGATTTAGATCATCCCACCACCTCTCGTTGGCCCTTTGGGCCAATCCACCAAAGGCGGACCTGCCTTTGGCAGTACGAGAGGTGGTGGGGTCGGGTCAGTTCGACAAAGTCGGACCCACCTTGGGTGGTACAGCAGGTGATGGGATCATATCTTGATATAAAAAATTGATGTGAATATGACTCTACTTCAAGTAGAATCTAATCATTTTACGAACGACAAAAATACAAAGGATGTTATGTATCCTTATGAGTTAGTGGTGATTGGTTCAGGTCCAGGCGGTGCTTATGGAGCTATTCGTGCGGCACAGTTAGGGCTACGCGTGGCCTTGGTTGAAAAAGATGAAGTGGGAGGAGTTTGCCTTAATCGGGGGTGCATTCCTTCAAAGGCCATTATTCGATCCGCTCAAATTTTTGAATTATTAAAAGAAGCAAAGACCTTTGGTATTGGGCTTGAAAAGGTCTCTTTGGATTACCCGATCGTGATTGAAAGAAGCCGAAAAATTGTGGATCGACTCAGTAAAGGTTTGGAATTTCTTCTCAAGAAAAATAAAGTGGATCTGATCAAAGGCAAGGCCTCGATCGCTGACCCTCATCGTGTTTTAGTTGAACCTTCTGTTACCTTAGACACAGAAAAAATTCTCATCTCTACAGGGTCGACTGTTAAAGAGGTTTCAGGATTTAAGATGGATGAAAAATTTATTATTTCAAGTGATCGTGCCTTAATGCAAGAAGTACTTCCCAAATCCATATTTATTTTAGGGGGAGGTGTGGTTGGGGTTGAATTTGCCTATCTTTATCGCTCTTTTGGAGTGGATGTCACTATTTTAGAGGCCCAGTCTAGACTCTTGCCATCGTTAGATGCGGATCTCGGTGCAGAGCTGGAGAGATCTTTTCGAAAAAAAGGGATTAAGGTTCTGTGTTCAAGCCGGGCATCCAGGGCGCAAGTAGAAAATTCTGTTCTAAAAATTTCTTATGAGGATAAGACTCGGGTAGAGAAGGAGCTTTATGCTCATCAGGTGTTGGTGGGGATCGGACGTAAAGCGCTTTCAGAAGAATTAGGACTTGAAAAATTAGGTATAGAACTTGCCAATGGATATATCAAGGTGAGGGATAATTTCCAGACATCTCTCCCTTCTATTTTCGCCATTGGGGATGTGATTGGTCCTCCACTTTTAGCCCATGCGGCCAGTGAAGAAGGTAAAGCAGCTGTTGAAATGATGGCAGGGAAAAGACATGCGCCGCTTACTAAAACGGCGATCCCTAGCTGTGTGTATTGTCATCCTGAGGTTGCCAGTGTAGGGCTATCAGAAGAAGAGGCGAAGAATTTAAATTTGACAGTGAAGGTAGGTAAATTTCCATTTCGCGCTTCGGGAAGGGCTTTGGCTGAAGGGCACGATGAAGGTTTTGTGAAGGTCATTGTTGATGGCTCTTCAGGAAAACTTTTAGGTGGGCATATTATGGGTGAGGGAGCAACCGAACTGATTGCTGAATTGACCCTGATTCAGTCTTTGGGGTTATCAGTTGAACAGGTTCTGGATGTAGTGCATGCTCATCCGACCCTTTCAGAAGCCGTTCATGAGGCGTTGTTGGCGTCTCAGGGGAGAAGTCTGAATATATAAATCCAATAAATCCAAAAATTAAACATCAAAAATCAAAATGACAAATCAAAATTTAAAATATTTTCCCTGCAGTAGCATTAGAAATTTTAGATTTTAATATGTCATTTTGCATTTTGATTTTTGGATTTATAGGGGGGGGCAGAGGGATTATTTTTATCACTTTCACACACAAATGGTTATGGCGACAACAACATTAACTTCACATTCTCGTCTTCCGTCCTGGATTAAGGTCCAGTTTCCGGGTCAGCCTGAGTATTTGAAAACACGGTCTATTTTGCAGCGCTTGCGTCTGAATACTGTTTGCCAGGAGGCTCGATGTCCCAATGTCGGGGAATGCTGGGAGAATCGGGCTGCGACCTTTATGATTTTAGGGGATGTTTGTACCCGAGCTTGTGGTTTCTGTCATGTTTCAAAAGGAAAACCAAAAACGGTTGATTCTGAGGAACCCCTTCGTTTGGCTCAAGCGGTTCGTGAATTAGAGATGAGGCATGTGGTGATCACTTCTGTTGATCGAGATGATTTGCCGGATGGAGGAGCAGGACATTTTGCAAAAGTGGTCGAGAACATTAAAGTATTGAATAAGGATGTGACGGTTGAGGTTTTAACCCCTGACTTTAGAGGAAATAAAGAATCTTTAAGGAAAGTTCTAAATTCCCCCATTGATGTTTTTAATCATAATCTTGAAACCGTTCCCAGACTTTACCGGAAAGCGAGACGAGGTTCCATTTATGAGCGCTCACTTCAGGTTTTAAAGTGGGCGAAGAAGCTGAGGCCTCAAGTGCTTACAAAGTCTGGATTGATGCTAGGTCTAGGCGAAACCTTTTCTGAAGTTTTTTCTGTTCTAAAAGATTTAGTCAATATTCATTGTGATATTTTAACGCTGGGGCAATATTTAAGGCCGAGTGTAGAACAGCTTCCAGTAGAAAAATTTTTAACTCCAGAAGAATTTAATCATTTCGGAAATGAAGCCCGAAAGATGGGATTTCGCCATGTCGAGTCAGGTCCCTTGGTGAGAAGTTCTTACCATGCGTGGAAGCAGGTATGAAAATTCAAAAATCAAACATCAAAGATCAAAATGACATATCAAAATTTAAAATGTTTCTGAAATGCAGAGGGGAAGAGGTATTTTGGATTTTAATTTGTCATTTTGGTTTTTGATGTTTGGATTTTGATATTTAACAAGGAGAAACCATGTCATTTCGTATTGAAAAAGATGCTTTGGGAGAAAAAAAAGTTCCAGTTGAGGCCTATTATGGGGTTCAGACGGAGAGGGCCATTGAGAATTTTCCGATCAGTGGAATAAAAGCCAATCCCTATTTTATTCGTTCGACGGTGCATATTAAAAAAGCTGCTGCCATCGTTCATAGGGATTTAGGGCTTTTAGATCACCCAAAAGCAGATGCCATTGTTAGAGCTGTTGATGAAATTTTATCCGGAAAATTCATGGATCAATTTCAGGTGGATATTTATCAAGCAGGGGCTGGAACCTCGCATAATATGAATGCGAATGAGGTGATTGCGAATCGGGCCAACGAGATTTTGGGTTTCAAGAAAGGGGAGTATTCTCCCATTCATCCCAATGATCATGTGAATATGGCCCAATCAACCAACGATGTGATTCCTACGGCTATTCGGATTGCTAGTTTGATGTTGGTGAATGAATTGATTCCAAGTTTGGATCATTTGTCAAAGGCATTTCAGGAAAAAGCAAAAGAATTTGATTCTGTGATTAAATCAGGAAGAACCCATCTTCAAGATGCTGTACCCATTCGCTTAGGGCAGGAATTTGGAGCTTACGCGAGCAATGTGGCGAGACACAGAGAATTGATACGAAATGCCTCCGCACTCTTGTATGAATTAGGCTTGGGGGGAAGTGCGGTAGGAACTGGGCTCAATACTCATCCTCTTTATCGAGAAAAGGTTGTGAAGACTCTTTCGAAGCAAACATCTATTGATTTTCGTCCTACAAAAAATTATTTTGAAACCATGCAGAGTTTAGCGCCTTTTGCAACGGTTTCAGGCGCTTTAAGAAATTTTGCTCTGGACATGATTCGGATTGCAAATGATTTGAGACTGATGGCCTCTGGACCCTTAGTGGGATTTGGAGAAATTGTTTTGCCTGCCCTTCAGCCGGGTTCCTCGATGATGCCGGGTAAAATTAATCCTGTCATGGCTGAAATGCTCAACATGCTGATGTTTCAAGTGGTCGGAAATGATACCGCCATCATGATGGCCGCTCAGGCGGGGCAACTTGAACTCAACGTCATGATGCCACTCGTAGGGTATCTCTTACCCCATACCCTTGAAATTTTGAAAAATGGACTTCAAGCCTTTGTTCAATTTGCCCTTTTAGGAATTAAGGCGAATGAAAAGCGCTGTTTGAAATATGCCGAGATGACGCCTTCGATCATTACAGCCTTAAGTCCTTATATGGGCTATTCAAAATCGGCGGAGCTTTTTAAAGAATCACTCAAACGAAGAATAGGAATTCGAGAGCTTGTGCTAGAAAAAAATCTTATGACCAAGGAAAAGCTTGATCAGGTGCTCGATCTTAGAAAGCTTACGGAGCCAGGGATTCCGGGGCAATAAAAAAACGGCCATTCGTTTCGTTGTTCACATCGCTTAAAAAAGAAGGTGAATGATATTGAAAATTTTTGTGAAGGCTAAACTGAAGGCCAAAGAAGAATGTGTCAAAAAAATTGACGAAACCCATTTTGAAGTGTTTGTGAAAGAACCTCCCATTGAAGGACGAGCCAATCGGGCGATTATTGAAACACTCGCTGAGTTTTTAAATCTTCCAAAATCGAGTCTGCAAATCATTTCGGGGCTTACTTCCAAGCAGAAAATGATTCAGATCCAAAATCCAAACATTAAAAATCTTGTCGGACAAATCAAAATTTAAAATGTCTCCCTTGCAATAGCATTAAAAATTTTAAATTTTAATATGTCATTTTTCATTTTGATTTTTGGATTTTGAATTAAAAATAAAAGTAGGGGTCAGGCAGTACCTGGGTGGACAAAAATTTACGGTCAGAAGCGTGCTAATACGTTGCTAGCGTTGAATCGATCTCTGTCGCCCAGGCGTGGATGCCTCCTTTTAGGCTTTTTACCCTTTTAAAGCCCATGTCTTTAAGCAATCGAGCGGCGTTGAGGCTTCGCATCCCGTGATGGCAATGAGTGATAATTTCATCGGTTGTGTCCAATTCATTCAAGCGAGTCGGCAGCTCTCCCAAAGGAATTAAAACGGCTTCCTCTAAATGACAGATGTCATACTCGTGAGGTTCTCGTACATCCACAATGACCACTTTTTTACGATTATCAAGAATTTTTTTGAGCTCTTGAGCAGTAATTTCCATCTCGGATGGGTTTTCGGCTTGAGCTTCTTCTCCTGGGCCCATTGCGCAAAATTCCTCATAATCGATGAGACTTGTGATGGTGGGGTGATCCGAGCAAATAGGGCAGTTTGGATCTTTGCGGAGCTTAAGCTCTCGGATTTTCATGTCCAGGGCATAAATAATCATAAGCCGGCCAATTAAGGGATTTCCTTTCCCTAAAATCAACTTAATCGTTTCAGTCGCTTGAATACAGCCGATAAGCCCTGGAAGAATACCTAGAACACCTCCTTCAGCACAGCTTGGAACGAGCCCTGGAGGAGGGGGTTCAGGATAAAGGCATCGATAGCAAGGGCCTTCTTCAGCTGCAAAAACAGAGGATTGGCCCTCAAAGCGATAAATACTGCCATAGACATTAGGCTTTTTGAGAAGAACGCAGGCATCGTTAACCAGATAGCGGGTTTGAAAATTATCGGTTCCATCGACGACAATGTCATATGGCTCAATCATTTGGAGGGCATTATTCGATGTGAGACGCTCTTTATAAATTTCAACATCGATGCTCGAATTAATCGATAAAATACGCTCTTTGGCGGATTCGGCTTTTGAAGTGCCGAGTTTTGCTTCGCTATGAATGATTTGTCGTTGAAGATTAGAAAAATCTACAACATCAAAATCAACAATGCCCATATGGCCAATCCCTGCCGCCGCCAAATAAAGTGCCAAAGGAGATCCCAGGCCCCCTGCTCCAATGCACAGAACGCGTGCATTACATAACTTCTCCTGGCCTTCCATTCCCACCTCCGGCATAATAAGGTGCCGGCTGTATCGTGCAATTTGTTCTTTCGTTAACATACAATCTCCTCAATGATGAAAAACGGTTTAAAGTTCAATGCTCAAAGTTCAAAGAAAACCCAAGCTTGGAAATCCTTGAACTTTGAACCTTAAACTATCTTTAATGAGCCTTCTTTATAGCTTTCTTTCATGAAATTCGCAAGAGTTTTAGAAGGAATTCTTTTGATAGGTGTATTACAATAGAGCCATGATTAAACGCATTTTAACCAAAGGGGAATTATCCACTCAATCTGAGATCGAGGGCAATTTAAAATATTGGTTGAATCAATCTCCTGAGGATCGGATTAGTGCAGTGGAATATTTCAGAAAACAATACTATGGAAGTTCAGCCAGATTTCAAAGATTTGCTCGTGTTGTTCAACAACAACAAAGTTGAATACCTTCTCGTTGGCGGCTATGCCCTCGCTTTTCATGGAGCTCCTCGCTTTACGGGTGATATGGATATTTTCGTAAAACCAGATCCCCAAAATGCAAAGTGCATTATCAATGCCTTAACCCAGTTTGGTTTTGGTTCCCTTGATGTATCTCCTCTGGATTTTGAATCACCAGGAAAAATTGTTCAATTAGGGGTTCCGCCGGTTCGCATTGATATTATTACTTCCACCACAGGGGTGTCATGGGAGGATGCTGTTTCTGGGAAAGTGGATGGAAAATATGGTGATATTCCTGTGAGCTATATGGGTCGGGAAGAATTTATTTCTAACAAAAAGGCGATGGGACGCAAGAAGGATCTTGCCGATGTTGAGGCCCTTGGCGAAGGTTAATTTTAAGTTTATGAAAAAGCGTTTTTTGGGGAAAACTAATTTAGAAATTTCCGAAATGGGTTTTGGTGCCTGGGCCATTGGGGGAAATGCCTATGGCCCGGTCGATGGTCAAGAATCGCTTCGCGCTTTACGATATGCCTTGGACTGTGGAATCGATTTTATTGATACAGCCGATGTCTATGGCAATGGACATAGTGAAGAGTTAGTTGGGCAAGCCGTTCATGGAAGGAGAGAAGAGGTTTTTCTTGCAACCAAGGCAGGTTGGGATTTTACCCATGGAGCGATCCGGAGTAATTTTGACCGCAGTTATCTTGCCTTTGCTTTAGAAGACAGTCTCAGGCGATTAAAAACTGACCATGTAGATTTATTTCAACTTCATAATCCACCTATGGTTTTGGCCCATGATAGGGCTTTGCTGGAATCGCTTCAGAAAATGCGTCAATCAGGCAAAATTCGTTCTTATGGGGTTTCAGTTCATTCTCCTGATGAAGCCTTTTTTTGGATTGAACATACCGATCTTCAAGTGATTCAAATTGTTTTTAATTTATTAGATCAGCGTCCCATTCCTCAATTATTGAAGATTGCAAGTGAACGAGGGATAGGGATGATCGCTCGGGAACCTTTGGCGTGTGGGATGTTGACGGAGAAGTATGGGGTAGAGACTGTTTTCCCAAAAGATGATCATCGGCGCCGTTGGCCAAAGGAAAAAAAAGAAGCCGATTTAGTAAAGATTTTAAAAATCAAAAGCCTTTTACAACCTCTTTGCGTTCCTCTGTCACAGATCGCCTTAGAATTTGTTCTTTCTTTTCCTGAAATTTCAACAACGATCCCAGGGATGAAAACTGTAGAGCAAGTTAAGGCAAATCTCAAAGCCATTCAGGAAAAATATTTAACTTTTGAAAAGGTTCAACAACTGGTTGATCTCTATCAGAAAGATAGTATCTTTTCACAAGGGCTATACCGAAATTAATGAAAATTGTAAAAACCTGTTGGGTCTAATAAAGGAAAGTTAAGGTAGAGTAGCCAACCAACGGCTGGCGGTCACAATTAAAATTTGCTGTTTTTGATTTGAAATTTTTCTTGCAATATTGGGTCGATTGACCAATTGCAAAGCAGGTATATTTAAATGCGACTGAAATTTCAAAAGACTCTTTGAAACTCCTGTTTCAGAGAGTTTGGCCTCCACTAAAATTTGAGGAACGTGATTATTGGCGATTAAGAAATCAACTTCTTCTCCCTCTTTATTGCGCAAATAATGTAAATCAAAGTTTCCGAGTCCAAGATCATTCCAATTTGAGACGGCTCTTAATAACTCTAGAGCAATCCTATTTTCAAATTTTGCTGAATCAGAAGGAATATTCACGACATCAAAAAGATAGAGTTTCTTTTCTTTTTTGATGGCCCGAGAAATTTTATTTGACCAAGGAGAAATTCTAAAGGCGATAAAAAAGGATTCAAAAACCTTTAGCCAATCTCGAACGCTGTTAAAAGAAACCTGAAGGTCTTGCGCCAGGTTTGACAAAGATAATGGGCTTCCTACTTTTGAGGGAAGGAGCGAAAAGAGTATTTCCACATCGTCCATATTTTTTAGAGAAGTCATATTTCTAATATCTTCGCGAATCAACTGCTGCCCATAATTTTTAGACCATCTTCGATGGACGGTTTCTCGCCCTGATAAATAGGGTTCTGGAAAACCGCTTAAGCGAGAGAGATTTTCCCATATCTTTAGAAGAGCGGGATCATCATCATCAAGCATCAACGGATCTTTGAAAAAATCATTAAAAGATCGGCGTTTTCCAGCAAGTTCGGCCAGGGTAAACGGCCACAAGGTCAGTAGAAAGTATCGACCCGCCAATGAATCTCCTCCTTTTTGAAAAACATTCAGACGACCACTTCCCAAAACTAAAAATTGATACTGATTTGAAAACTGATCATAGATTCCTTTCAAATAGTTTTTCCATTTCCTGTATTTGTGAATTTCATCATAAATCACCAAAGGGGGAGTGTTATCCTTTCGATGGACTTCCTCAAAAAATGTAGGTTTCTGAATGAGAAGTGATTTATTCGTGATCAAGTCCCAATTAAAATAAACAGAACTTGAAAAATCTTTAGCCAGCATGCGGGCAAACGTCGTTTTTCCAGATTGACGAGGCCCGGCCAAAAAAATCATGGACTTATCTTTGGAAAGGTCTTCCCAAATATGATGATAAAGAATTCGTTTAAGCATGTGACTATATTAACATTAAAAGTGAAATGGTCAAGACTTTTCCATGGTATAATATGAAAAAGTCATTTCATTAGAATGGTAATTTCAATTGCTTAAGGTTGTCTTGAATTGATAAAATCAGATTTTCTAAAATGAAGAGGGGAGGGGTCGATGAAAACAATACGTTTAGGGGCCTTAAGTTTGGGTGCGATATTTTTAAGTTTTGTTTCTTTAGGGAGAGCAGATTCTAAAACTTCATCTGAATTAACTAAAGCGGTGGCAATTTTACATCCCACACAAGGCAATCAAGTCAAAGGAATGATTAGTTTTACAAAATCTTCAGAGGGTATTTGGGTAGTGGCGGATATCGAGGGACTGACTCCAGGAAAGCACGGATTTCATATTCATGAGAAGGGAAGCTGTGATTCAGTGGATGGTTCTTCTGCGGGTGGTCATTTTAATCCTCATCAAATGCCTCATGCTGCGCCCAATGATGCTCAAAGGCATGAAGGGGATCTTGGAAATGTCATGGCGAATGAAAAAGGCGTAGCCCATTTGGAATATATTGATTCTAAAATAAGCTTAAACGGAGATGATTCTATTATTGGAAGAAGCGTTATTCTCCACGCCCAAGAAGATGATTTCAAAACCCAACCCACAGGGAATGCAGGTGCTCGTATCGCCTGCGGGGTGATTGAGGTCAGTGAATAAACAGGGGGTTTTTATCACGGGGACAGATACAGGAGTGGGTAAAACTCTTGTAAGCTGTGCCTTGGCCTCGTCTTTAAGCCAGAGGCGCCCGATTGGGGTGATGAAACCCTTTTCCTCTGGATCTCGTGAAGACGCGGAATACCTGAAAAAATTTTCTGGGCTTGAGACGGTTAAACTCGATCAAATTAATCCGGTTTATTTTCAAAAACCGCTTGCTCCTTTCAGTGTAAAAAAATTAGGGTCTGCCTCCCTTTATTTAAAAAAGATTCTTCCTCATTATCAATGGATGAAAGACCATTTTAGTTTTGTCATTGTCGAAGGAATGGGAGGGCTGCATGTTCCTATTGCTCACAACTTCATGGTTGCTGATTTAGCTTTAGAGATGAATTCACCTTTAGTGATTGTTGCCTGTCCTTGGCTTGGAACCCTCAATCACACCTTACTCACTTTTGATTATGCTTGCTCAAAAGGATTGGATGTGAGTGGCATTATTTTTAATGCCCCTCAGAGGAAGAGAGATCTTTCGGTTAAGACCAATGCTGAGGTGCTTAGACATTTGACAAATCTACCCATTTTAGGAAATATTCCTTTTATGAAGGGTTCATTTGAAGAGAAGGTTAAAAAAATTATTCAGGGTCGTTTTTTTGATCAGAAATGGTTGAATAGGATGAATCAATGAATGAATTTGGGTTGATTCAAAAGATTCGTAAGGCTGCATTCCTGAATCATTCTGAAGTTCTAACAGGAATTGGGGATGATTGCGCTGTTGTAAAATCTCCAAGAATGAATCACGTTTTACTTTTGACAGTAGATCAGGTGGTGGAAGGGGTTCATTTTTTAGCGGGGACTCATTTCTCAAAAGTAGGCCGAAAGGCATTAGCCCGTTCCATCAGTGATATTGCAGCGATGGGAGGCATTCCAAAATATGCCCTGCTTTCCTTAGGATTACCCAAGGGAATTTCTCCTAAAAGTGTCGATCAATTTTATCTTGGATTTTTAGAATTGGCTCATCCCTATTCGGTCGATTTGATTGGGGGAGATATTTCTAAAAGTTTAAAGGGATTT is a window encoding:
- a CDS encoding response regulator, producing the protein MMGEMVKGVLTEVKRIAVIDDTPDTVKLVSEVLAVEGVEVLKAYNGVVGLEMILQSKPDLVLLDVVLPGLGGYEICRKVKSNPLLWSIPIIFLTSKDELKEKVEGLYSGVDDYITKPFEMEELLARIRMIFSRSARYLDANPLTKLPGNCMVQRKISEVLDQKQSFAVCYLDINHFKSFNDQYGFLRGDKLILALAHLLVETVQGYGSSMDFVGHIGGDDFIVVTTVKVADSLCDKMIQGFDRIIPSFYDSEDRDRGVILLANREGILQEFPLATLSIAVVTNENNQISHAAQISAIAADLKSYAKKFQRSCYVKDRRLKQPI
- the moeB gene encoding molybdopterin-synthase adenylyltransferase MoeB; this translates as MLTKEQIARYSRHLIMPEVGMEGQEKLCNARVLCIGAGGLGSPLALYLAAAGIGHMGIVDFDVVDFSNLQRQIIHSEAKLGTSKAESAKERILSINSSIDVEIYKERLTSNNALQMIEPYDIVVDGTDNFQTRYLVNDACVLLKKPNVYGSIYRFEGQSSVFAAEEGPCYRCLYPEPPPPGLVPSCAEGGVLGILPGLIGCIQATETIKLILGKGNPLIGRLMIIYALDMKIRELKLRKDPNCPICSDHPTITSLIDYEEFCAMGPGEEAQAENPSEMEITAQELKKILDNRKKVVIVDVREPHEYDICHLEEAVLIPLGELPTRLNELDTTDEIITHCHHGMRSLNAARLLKDMGFKRVKSLKGGIHAWATEIDSTLATY
- the lpdA gene encoding dihydrolipoyl dehydrogenase, with product MYPYELVVIGSGPGGAYGAIRAAQLGLRVALVEKDEVGGVCLNRGCIPSKAIIRSAQIFELLKEAKTFGIGLEKVSLDYPIVIERSRKIVDRLSKGLEFLLKKNKVDLIKGKASIADPHRVLVEPSVTLDTEKILISTGSTVKEVSGFKMDEKFIISSDRALMQEVLPKSIFILGGGVVGVEFAYLYRSFGVDVTILEAQSRLLPSLDADLGAELERSFRKKGIKVLCSSRASRAQVENSVLKISYEDKTRVEKELYAHQVLVGIGRKALSEELGLEKLGIELANGYIKVRDNFQTSLPSIFAIGDVIGPPLLAHAASEEGKAAVEMMAGKRHAPLTKTAIPSCVYCHPEVASVGLSEEEAKNLNLTVKVGKFPFRASGRALAEGHDEGFVKVIVDGSSGKLLGGHIMGEGATELIAELTLIQSLGLSVEQVLDVVHAHPTLSEAVHEALLASQGRSLNI
- the lipA gene encoding lipoyl synthase gives rise to the protein MVMATTTLTSHSRLPSWIKVQFPGQPEYLKTRSILQRLRLNTVCQEARCPNVGECWENRAATFMILGDVCTRACGFCHVSKGKPKTVDSEEPLRLAQAVRELEMRHVVITSVDRDDLPDGGAGHFAKVVENIKVLNKDVTVEVLTPDFRGNKESLRKVLNSPIDVFNHNLETVPRLYRKARRGSIYERSLQVLKWAKKLRPQVLTKSGLMLGLGETFSEVFSVLKDLVNIHCDILTLGQYLRPSVEQLPVEKFLTPEEFNHFGNEARKMGFRHVESGPLVRSSYHAWKQV
- a CDS encoding ATP-binding protein, producing MLKRILYHHIWEDLSKDKSMIFLAGPRQSGKTTFARMLAKDFSSSVYFNWDLITNKSLLIQKPTFFEEVHRKDNTPPLVIYDEIHKYRKWKNYLKGIYDQFSNQYQFLVLGSGRLNVFQKGGDSLAGRYFLLTLWPFTLAELAGKRRSFNDFFKDPLMLDDDDPALLKIWENLSRLSGFPEPYLSGRETVHRRWSKNYGQQLIREDIRNMTSLKNMDDVEILFSLLPSKVGSPLSLSNLAQDLQVSFNSVRDWLKVFESFFIAFRISPWSNKISRAIKKEKKLYLFDVVNIPSDSAKFENRIALELLRAVSNWNDLGLGNFDLHYLRNKEGEEVDFLIANNHVPQILVEAKLSETGVSKSLLKFQSHLNIPALQLVNRPNIARKISNQKQQILIVTASRWLATLP
- a CDS encoding response regulator — translated: MATKILVVDDDHDQAEILHSILEADDRDITICTKAREALHLIEINPYDIIFTDISMPEVDGIQIIQYTKKHSPNTELIPITAFGDWGIYSQTLKLGAKEFVNKPYNIQEIHGLMKKFNENRRIKEGRAI
- a CDS encoding aspartate ammonia-lyase, with product MSFRIEKDALGEKKVPVEAYYGVQTERAIENFPISGIKANPYFIRSTVHIKKAAAIVHRDLGLLDHPKADAIVRAVDEILSGKFMDQFQVDIYQAGAGTSHNMNANEVIANRANEILGFKKGEYSPIHPNDHVNMAQSTNDVIPTAIRIASLMLVNELIPSLDHLSKAFQEKAKEFDSVIKSGRTHLQDAVPIRLGQEFGAYASNVARHRELIRNASALLYELGLGGSAVGTGLNTHPLYREKVVKTLSKQTSIDFRPTKNYFETMQSLAPFATVSGALRNFALDMIRIANDLRLMASGPLVGFGEIVLPALQPGSSMMPGKINPVMAEMLNMLMFQVVGNDTAIMMAAQAGQLELNVMMPLVGYLLPHTLEILKNGLQAFVQFALLGIKANEKRCLKYAEMTPSIITALSPYMGYSKSAELFKESLKRRIGIRELVLEKNLMTKEKLDQVLDLRKLTEPGIPGQ
- a CDS encoding DUF167 domain-containing protein → MILKIFVKAKLKAKEECVKKIDETHFEVFVKEPPIEGRANRAIIETLAEFLNLPKSSLQIISGLTSKQKMIQIQNPNIKNLVGQIKI
- a CDS encoding nucleotidyl transferase AbiEii/AbiGii toxin family protein yields the protein MEVQPDFKDLLVLFNNNKVEYLLVGGYALAFHGAPRFTGDMDIFVKPDPQNAKCIINALTQFGFGSLDVSPLDFESPGKIVQLGVPPVRIDIITSTTGVSWEDAVSGKVDGKYGDIPVSYMGREEFISNKKAMGRKKDLADVEALGEG
- a CDS encoding aldo/keto reductase, translating into MKKRFLGKTNLEISEMGFGAWAIGGNAYGPVDGQESLRALRYALDCGIDFIDTADVYGNGHSEELVGQAVHGRREEVFLATKAGWDFTHGAIRSNFDRSYLAFALEDSLRRLKTDHVDLFQLHNPPMVLAHDRALLESLQKMRQSGKIRSYGVSVHSPDEAFFWIEHTDLQVIQIVFNLLDQRPIPQLLKIASERGIGMIAREPLACGMLTEKYGVETVFPKDDHRRRWPKEKKEADLVKILKIKSLLQPLCVPLSQIALEFVLSFPEISTTIPGMKTVEQVKANLKAIQEKYLTFEKVQQLVDLYQKDSIFSQGLYRN